GATGTGACCGTGGCTGACGAGCTGGCGGGCGGCGAAGATCGTCGGCGCGAACTTGGCGCGATAGACGACCGCGTCCAGGCGGCGCTCGAGCAGGCCGATCAGGTTCTGCGAGGTATCGCCCTTCAGGCGGCTGGCCTCGACGTACGCCTTCTTGAACTGCTTCTCGGTGACGTCGCCGTAATAGCCCTTGAGCTTCTGCTTCGCCTTGAGCTGCAGGCCGTAGTCGGAGACCTTGCCCTTGCGGCGCTGGCCGTGCTGGCCGGGGCCATACTCGCGCTTGTTGACCGGGCTCTTCGGACGACCCCAGATGTTCTCGCCCATCCGGCGGTCGAGCTTGTACTTGGCGCTGGAGCGCTTCGACATATGTCGTTCCTTCAATTGCGTTGCGACGAGGTCGCGGAAATTCCCGGAGCCGCTCCGCCATGACGGGCATGGCGGGGCCACCGCTGCACCGGGGTGCGGGGCCAATTGCGAAGGCGGCGCTAATAACGGCGGCAGCCAAAGAGTCAAGCATTGACCGCGGCGGCGATCATCGGCACCCGGCGCGGCATGGCTGATATCATCCCTGCCCAGGCCTGCACGACGATGCAGGAAGTCCGCGCCGGCGTCGACGCGCTCGATGCGCGGATCGTGGCGCTGCTCGGTGAACGCATGCGCTACATGGAAGCCGCCGCGCGCATCAAACCCACCCGCGATGCGGTGCGCGACGAACCCCGCAAGGCCGCGGTGATCGATC
The window above is part of the Sphingomonas sanxanigenens DSM 19645 = NX02 genome. Proteins encoded here:
- the rpsD gene encoding 30S ribosomal protein S4; protein product: MSKRSSAKYKLDRRMGENIWGRPKSPVNKREYGPGQHGQRRKGKVSDYGLQLKAKQKLKGYYGDVTEKQFKKAYVEASRLKGDTSQNLIGLLERRLDAVVYRAKFAPTIFAARQLVSHGHIRVNGVKCNIASRQIKPGDEITLGTKAQEMALVLEAQSLSERDIPEYVAPDGAAKVTFVRVPTLDEVPYPVKMEPNLVVEFYSR
- a CDS encoding chorismate mutase, whose product is MADIIPAQACTTMQEVRAGVDALDARIVALLGERMRYMEAAARIKPTRDAVRDEPRKAAVIDHAAAVAAAVDFPPALVRDIYEVLVEGSIAYELGKFDAR